From Parambassis ranga chromosome 9, fParRan2.1, whole genome shotgun sequence, the proteins below share one genomic window:
- the LOC114440849 gene encoding ral guanine nucleotide dissociation stimulator-like isoform X4 — translation MWCWGQWTCGVLVRRGACWDGEDYYTPVRRRRVATQSSTQEIGEEAEEDAIFTITLRKVQLHQSASKGQRWLGVDTDSALSLYETCKVRTIKAGTLERLVEYMVTAFRGKDSTYVTIFLCTYRSFATTKQVLDLLLNRYAKLQNVPAASAHRVSQDDCTELRNTVSSILGAWLDQYSEDFWSPPNYDCLHQLLSYLHLHLPGSDLERRARNLLAHFHRRQQCEPDPDGEHLGCPFATQEESGFEDELPAFSFLSFDPIMVAEQFTLMDADLFKKVVPYHCLGGIWSQRDKKGKEHLAPTIRATVAQFNSVTNCVITTCLSNPTLKPNQRARLLERWIDVARECRILKNFSSLRAILSALQCNAIHRLKRTWEEVSRESFRTFRELSEIFSDDNNYSLSRELLVKEGTSKFATLEINPKRAQRRHQQQRDLGVMQGTIPYLGTFLTDLVMMDTAMKDYTEGGLINFEKRRKEFEVIAQIKLLQLASNNYSFTQDSHFREWFAGVEKLSEAESYNLSCEIEPLSESASNTLRAKKNGGIMKRWSDRQLTEPGSSGGAGSHSKSFDHSHYRPYQGGGGDSGDALSVTSVSSSGSDLEDVNASFLSDSPEGHERKTSTPSVKLTVTALGREAPAADATSTVPRFKFWECTSLSSLDTSGMGSSSGSASGSSSASSSSVSSSTPLSASRSHKRSVSAVSNYSTLSLPLYNQQVDDCCIIRVSLDVENGNMYKSILVTSQDKTPVVIRKAMIKHNLEREKTEDYELMQKISEDKELRIPDNANVFYAMNSTANYDFVLKKRGLARPVRAKNVASSTLPRMKQKGLKIAKGIF, via the exons ATGTGGTGCTGGGGTCAGTGGACCTGTGGAGTGCTGGTCAGAAGAGGTGCCTGCTGGGACGGCGAGGATTATTACACACcagtcagaagaagaagagtcgCCACGCAG AGCTCGACGCAGGAGATCGGCGAGGAGGCCGAGGAGGACGCCATCTTCACCATCACGCTGAGGAAGGTGCAGCTTCATCAGTCAGCCAGTAAGGGGCAGCGATGGCTGGGCGTGGACACGGACTCCGCCCTGAGCCTCTACGAGACCTGCAAGGTGCGGACCATCAAGGCCGGCACGCTGGAGAGGCTGGTGGAGTACATGGTGACGGCGTTCCGGGGCAAAGACTCCACCTACGTCACCATCTTCCTCTGCACATACCGATCCTTCGCCACCACCAAGCAGGTGCTGGATCTCCTGCTCAACAG GTATGCCAAGCTCCAAAACGTGCCTGCAGCCAGCGCACACAGAGTGTCCCAGGACGACTGCACAGAGCTGAGAAA CACTGTGTCATCCATCCTGGGCGCGTGGCTGGACCAGTACTCTGAGGACTTCTGGAGTCCTCCGAACTACGACTGTCTGCACCAGCTCTTGTCCtaccttcacctccacctccccgGCTCGGACCTGGAGCGCCGCGCCCGCAACCTTCTGGCCCACTTCCACCGCCGACAGCAGTGTGAGCCTGATCCTGATG GGGAACACCTCGGCTGCCCTTTTGCTACCCAGGAAGAGAGCGGCTTCGAGGACGAGCTTCCTGCTTTTAGTTTCCTGTCGTTTGACCCCATCATGGTGGCCGAGCAGTTCACGCTCATGGACGCG GATCTGTTCAAGAAGGTGGTCCCCTACCACTGCCTCGGGGGCATTTGGTCTCAGCGGGACAAGAAGGGGAAGGAGCACCTGGCGCCCACCATCAGAGCCACGGTGGCCCAGTTCAACTCCGTCACCAACTGTGTCATCACCACCTGCCTGAGCAACCCGACGCTGAAGCCCAACCAGAGAGCCCGGCTGCTGGAGAGGTGGATAGACGTGGCTCGG GAGTGTCGGATCTTGAAGAACTTCTCCTCACTGCGAGCCATCCTCTCCGCCCTGCAGTGCAATGCCATCCACCGCCTGAAGAGGACCTGGGAGGAAGTGTCGCG GGAAAGTTTCAGAACCTTCCGTGAGCTGTCTGAGATCTTCTCCGACGACAACAACTACTCCCTCAGCCGAGAGCTGCTGGTGAAG GAGGGCACCTCCAAATTCGCCACTTTGGAAATTAACCCTAAACGAGCTCAGCGGAgacaccagcagcagagagaccTG GGTGTGATGCAGGGGACCATCCCTTACCTGGGGACCTTCCTGACGGACCTGGTGATGATGGACACCGCCATGAAGGATTACACCGAG ggcgGTTTGATCAACTTTGAGAAGAGACGAAAG GAGTTTGAGGTGATCGCTCAGAtcaagctgctgcagctggcctCCAACAACTACAGCTTCACTCAGGACAGCCACTTCAGAGAGTGGTTTGCAGGCGTGGAGAAGCTCAGCGAAGCAGAGAG ctacAACCTGTCCTGTGAGATCGAGCCTCTGTCCGAGTCGGCCAGCAACACGCTCAGAGCCAAGAAGAACGGAGGAATAATGAAGCGCTGGAGCGA CCGGCAGCTGACGGAGCCCGGCTCCAGCGGCGGCGCAGGCTCCCATTCGAAGTCCTTCGACCACTCGCACTACAGGCCGTACCAAGGAGGCGGGGGGGACAGCGGCGACGCTCTGAGCGTCACCTCCGTCAGCTCCAGTGGTTCAGACCTGGAGGACGTGAACGCCAGCTTCCTGTCAGACTCACCGGAGGGACACGAGAGAAag ACGTCGACTCCCTCAGTCAAACTGACGGTCACAGCTCTGGGGAgagaagctccagcagcagatgCCACATCAACGGTACCACGCTTTAAG TTCTGGGAGTGCACGTCCCTCTCGTCCTTGGACACCTCCGGGATGGGCTCCAGCTCCGGGTCAGCGTCCGGCTCCAGcagtgcctcctcctcctccgtctcctcctccacgCCGCTGTCGGCCTCCCGCTCGCACAAACGCTCGGTGTCGGCGGTGTCGAACTACTCGACCCTGTCGCTGCCGCTGTACAACCAGCAGGTGGACGACTGCTGCATCATCAGGGTCAGCCTGGACGTGGAGAACGGCAACATGTACAAGAGCATCTTG GTGACGAGTCAAGACAAGACTCCGGTGGTCATCAGGAAGGCCATGATCAAACACAACCTGGAGCGGGAGAAGACGGAGGACTACGAGCTGATGCAGAAAATCTCCGAGGACAAAG AGCTTCGGATCCCGGACAACGCCAACGTCTTCTACGCCATGAACTCCACTGCCAACTACGACTTTGTGCTGAAGAAGCGGGGCTTGGCCCGGCCGGTGCGGGCCAAGAACGTGGCCAGTTCCACGCTGCCGCGCATGAAACAGAAGGGACTGAAAATCGCTAAAGGGATTTTCTGA
- the LOC114440849 gene encoding ral guanine nucleotide dissociation stimulator-like isoform X2, with protein sequence MVYFPGMQAEARSVNPGQLLEMFDSSWRVRNIWDGVRLEVVEDPSPVVLHSFTHLDPDLPLLESSTQEIGEEAEEDAIFTITLRKVQLHQSASKGQRWLGVDTDSALSLYETCKVRTIKAGTLERLVEYMVTAFRGKDSTYVTIFLCTYRSFATTKQVLDLLLNRYAKLQNVPAASAHRVSQDDCTELRNTVSSILGAWLDQYSEDFWSPPNYDCLHQLLSYLHLHLPGSDLERRARNLLAHFHRRQQCEPDPDGEHLGCPFATQEESGFEDELPAFSFLSFDPIMVAEQFTLMDADLFKKVVPYHCLGGIWSQRDKKGKEHLAPTIRATVAQFNSVTNCVITTCLSNPTLKPNQRARLLERWIDVARECRILKNFSSLRAILSALQCNAIHRLKRTWEEVSRESFRTFRELSEIFSDDNNYSLSRELLVKEGTSKFATLEINPKRAQRRHQQQRDLGVMQGTIPYLGTFLTDLVMMDTAMKDYTEGGLINFEKRRKEFEVIAQIKLLQLASNNYSFTQDSHFREWFAGVEKLSEAESYNLSCEIEPLSESASNTLRAKKNGGIMKRWSDRQLTEPGSSGGAGSHSKSFDHSHYRPYQGGGGDSGDALSVTSVSSSGSDLEDVNASFLSDSPEGHERKTSTPSVKLTVTALGREAPAADATSTFWECTSLSSLDTSGMGSSSGSASGSSSASSSSVSSSTPLSASRSHKRSVSAVSNYSTLSLPLYNQQVDDCCIIRVSLDVENGNMYKSILVTSQDKTPVVIRKAMIKHNLEREKTEDYELMQKISEDKELRIPDNANVFYAMNSTANYDFVLKKRGLARPVRAKNVASSTLPRMKQKGLKIAKGIF encoded by the exons ATGGTCTATTTTCCGGGGATGCAAGCCGAGGCGCGCAGCGTCAACCCGGGGCAGCTGCTCGAGATGTTTGACTCGTCGTGGAGGGTGCGGAACATTTGGGACGGGGTGAGGCTGGAGGTGGTCGAGGACCCCAGCCCGGTGGTTCTGCACAGCTTCACGCACCTAGACCCGGACCTGCCGCTGCTGGAG AGCTCGACGCAGGAGATCGGCGAGGAGGCCGAGGAGGACGCCATCTTCACCATCACGCTGAGGAAGGTGCAGCTTCATCAGTCAGCCAGTAAGGGGCAGCGATGGCTGGGCGTGGACACGGACTCCGCCCTGAGCCTCTACGAGACCTGCAAGGTGCGGACCATCAAGGCCGGCACGCTGGAGAGGCTGGTGGAGTACATGGTGACGGCGTTCCGGGGCAAAGACTCCACCTACGTCACCATCTTCCTCTGCACATACCGATCCTTCGCCACCACCAAGCAGGTGCTGGATCTCCTGCTCAACAG GTATGCCAAGCTCCAAAACGTGCCTGCAGCCAGCGCACACAGAGTGTCCCAGGACGACTGCACAGAGCTGAGAAA CACTGTGTCATCCATCCTGGGCGCGTGGCTGGACCAGTACTCTGAGGACTTCTGGAGTCCTCCGAACTACGACTGTCTGCACCAGCTCTTGTCCtaccttcacctccacctccccgGCTCGGACCTGGAGCGCCGCGCCCGCAACCTTCTGGCCCACTTCCACCGCCGACAGCAGTGTGAGCCTGATCCTGATG GGGAACACCTCGGCTGCCCTTTTGCTACCCAGGAAGAGAGCGGCTTCGAGGACGAGCTTCCTGCTTTTAGTTTCCTGTCGTTTGACCCCATCATGGTGGCCGAGCAGTTCACGCTCATGGACGCG GATCTGTTCAAGAAGGTGGTCCCCTACCACTGCCTCGGGGGCATTTGGTCTCAGCGGGACAAGAAGGGGAAGGAGCACCTGGCGCCCACCATCAGAGCCACGGTGGCCCAGTTCAACTCCGTCACCAACTGTGTCATCACCACCTGCCTGAGCAACCCGACGCTGAAGCCCAACCAGAGAGCCCGGCTGCTGGAGAGGTGGATAGACGTGGCTCGG GAGTGTCGGATCTTGAAGAACTTCTCCTCACTGCGAGCCATCCTCTCCGCCCTGCAGTGCAATGCCATCCACCGCCTGAAGAGGACCTGGGAGGAAGTGTCGCG GGAAAGTTTCAGAACCTTCCGTGAGCTGTCTGAGATCTTCTCCGACGACAACAACTACTCCCTCAGCCGAGAGCTGCTGGTGAAG GAGGGCACCTCCAAATTCGCCACTTTGGAAATTAACCCTAAACGAGCTCAGCGGAgacaccagcagcagagagaccTG GGTGTGATGCAGGGGACCATCCCTTACCTGGGGACCTTCCTGACGGACCTGGTGATGATGGACACCGCCATGAAGGATTACACCGAG ggcgGTTTGATCAACTTTGAGAAGAGACGAAAG GAGTTTGAGGTGATCGCTCAGAtcaagctgctgcagctggcctCCAACAACTACAGCTTCACTCAGGACAGCCACTTCAGAGAGTGGTTTGCAGGCGTGGAGAAGCTCAGCGAAGCAGAGAG ctacAACCTGTCCTGTGAGATCGAGCCTCTGTCCGAGTCGGCCAGCAACACGCTCAGAGCCAAGAAGAACGGAGGAATAATGAAGCGCTGGAGCGA CCGGCAGCTGACGGAGCCCGGCTCCAGCGGCGGCGCAGGCTCCCATTCGAAGTCCTTCGACCACTCGCACTACAGGCCGTACCAAGGAGGCGGGGGGGACAGCGGCGACGCTCTGAGCGTCACCTCCGTCAGCTCCAGTGGTTCAGACCTGGAGGACGTGAACGCCAGCTTCCTGTCAGACTCACCGGAGGGACACGAGAGAAag ACGTCGACTCCCTCAGTCAAACTGACGGTCACAGCTCTGGGGAgagaagctccagcagcagatgCCACATCAACG TTCTGGGAGTGCACGTCCCTCTCGTCCTTGGACACCTCCGGGATGGGCTCCAGCTCCGGGTCAGCGTCCGGCTCCAGcagtgcctcctcctcctccgtctcctcctccacgCCGCTGTCGGCCTCCCGCTCGCACAAACGCTCGGTGTCGGCGGTGTCGAACTACTCGACCCTGTCGCTGCCGCTGTACAACCAGCAGGTGGACGACTGCTGCATCATCAGGGTCAGCCTGGACGTGGAGAACGGCAACATGTACAAGAGCATCTTG GTGACGAGTCAAGACAAGACTCCGGTGGTCATCAGGAAGGCCATGATCAAACACAACCTGGAGCGGGAGAAGACGGAGGACTACGAGCTGATGCAGAAAATCTCCGAGGACAAAG AGCTTCGGATCCCGGACAACGCCAACGTCTTCTACGCCATGAACTCCACTGCCAACTACGACTTTGTGCTGAAGAAGCGGGGCTTGGCCCGGCCGGTGCGGGCCAAGAACGTGGCCAGTTCCACGCTGCCGCGCATGAAACAGAAGGGACTGAAAATCGCTAAAGGGATTTTCTGA
- the LOC114440849 gene encoding ral guanine nucleotide dissociation stimulator-like isoform X1: MVYFPGMQAEARSVNPGQLLEMFDSSWRVRNIWDGVRLEVVEDPSPVVLHSFTHLDPDLPLLESSTQEIGEEAEEDAIFTITLRKVQLHQSASKGQRWLGVDTDSALSLYETCKVRTIKAGTLERLVEYMVTAFRGKDSTYVTIFLCTYRSFATTKQVLDLLLNRYAKLQNVPAASAHRVSQDDCTELRNTVSSILGAWLDQYSEDFWSPPNYDCLHQLLSYLHLHLPGSDLERRARNLLAHFHRRQQCEPDPDGEHLGCPFATQEESGFEDELPAFSFLSFDPIMVAEQFTLMDADLFKKVVPYHCLGGIWSQRDKKGKEHLAPTIRATVAQFNSVTNCVITTCLSNPTLKPNQRARLLERWIDVARECRILKNFSSLRAILSALQCNAIHRLKRTWEEVSRESFRTFRELSEIFSDDNNYSLSRELLVKEGTSKFATLEINPKRAQRRHQQQRDLGVMQGTIPYLGTFLTDLVMMDTAMKDYTEGGLINFEKRRKEFEVIAQIKLLQLASNNYSFTQDSHFREWFAGVEKLSEAESYNLSCEIEPLSESASNTLRAKKNGGIMKRWSDRQLTEPGSSGGAGSHSKSFDHSHYRPYQGGGGDSGDALSVTSVSSSGSDLEDVNASFLSDSPEGHERKTSTPSVKLTVTALGREAPAADATSTVPRFKFWECTSLSSLDTSGMGSSSGSASGSSSASSSSVSSSTPLSASRSHKRSVSAVSNYSTLSLPLYNQQVDDCCIIRVSLDVENGNMYKSILVTSQDKTPVVIRKAMIKHNLEREKTEDYELMQKISEDKELRIPDNANVFYAMNSTANYDFVLKKRGLARPVRAKNVASSTLPRMKQKGLKIAKGIF; the protein is encoded by the exons ATGGTCTATTTTCCGGGGATGCAAGCCGAGGCGCGCAGCGTCAACCCGGGGCAGCTGCTCGAGATGTTTGACTCGTCGTGGAGGGTGCGGAACATTTGGGACGGGGTGAGGCTGGAGGTGGTCGAGGACCCCAGCCCGGTGGTTCTGCACAGCTTCACGCACCTAGACCCGGACCTGCCGCTGCTGGAG AGCTCGACGCAGGAGATCGGCGAGGAGGCCGAGGAGGACGCCATCTTCACCATCACGCTGAGGAAGGTGCAGCTTCATCAGTCAGCCAGTAAGGGGCAGCGATGGCTGGGCGTGGACACGGACTCCGCCCTGAGCCTCTACGAGACCTGCAAGGTGCGGACCATCAAGGCCGGCACGCTGGAGAGGCTGGTGGAGTACATGGTGACGGCGTTCCGGGGCAAAGACTCCACCTACGTCACCATCTTCCTCTGCACATACCGATCCTTCGCCACCACCAAGCAGGTGCTGGATCTCCTGCTCAACAG GTATGCCAAGCTCCAAAACGTGCCTGCAGCCAGCGCACACAGAGTGTCCCAGGACGACTGCACAGAGCTGAGAAA CACTGTGTCATCCATCCTGGGCGCGTGGCTGGACCAGTACTCTGAGGACTTCTGGAGTCCTCCGAACTACGACTGTCTGCACCAGCTCTTGTCCtaccttcacctccacctccccgGCTCGGACCTGGAGCGCCGCGCCCGCAACCTTCTGGCCCACTTCCACCGCCGACAGCAGTGTGAGCCTGATCCTGATG GGGAACACCTCGGCTGCCCTTTTGCTACCCAGGAAGAGAGCGGCTTCGAGGACGAGCTTCCTGCTTTTAGTTTCCTGTCGTTTGACCCCATCATGGTGGCCGAGCAGTTCACGCTCATGGACGCG GATCTGTTCAAGAAGGTGGTCCCCTACCACTGCCTCGGGGGCATTTGGTCTCAGCGGGACAAGAAGGGGAAGGAGCACCTGGCGCCCACCATCAGAGCCACGGTGGCCCAGTTCAACTCCGTCACCAACTGTGTCATCACCACCTGCCTGAGCAACCCGACGCTGAAGCCCAACCAGAGAGCCCGGCTGCTGGAGAGGTGGATAGACGTGGCTCGG GAGTGTCGGATCTTGAAGAACTTCTCCTCACTGCGAGCCATCCTCTCCGCCCTGCAGTGCAATGCCATCCACCGCCTGAAGAGGACCTGGGAGGAAGTGTCGCG GGAAAGTTTCAGAACCTTCCGTGAGCTGTCTGAGATCTTCTCCGACGACAACAACTACTCCCTCAGCCGAGAGCTGCTGGTGAAG GAGGGCACCTCCAAATTCGCCACTTTGGAAATTAACCCTAAACGAGCTCAGCGGAgacaccagcagcagagagaccTG GGTGTGATGCAGGGGACCATCCCTTACCTGGGGACCTTCCTGACGGACCTGGTGATGATGGACACCGCCATGAAGGATTACACCGAG ggcgGTTTGATCAACTTTGAGAAGAGACGAAAG GAGTTTGAGGTGATCGCTCAGAtcaagctgctgcagctggcctCCAACAACTACAGCTTCACTCAGGACAGCCACTTCAGAGAGTGGTTTGCAGGCGTGGAGAAGCTCAGCGAAGCAGAGAG ctacAACCTGTCCTGTGAGATCGAGCCTCTGTCCGAGTCGGCCAGCAACACGCTCAGAGCCAAGAAGAACGGAGGAATAATGAAGCGCTGGAGCGA CCGGCAGCTGACGGAGCCCGGCTCCAGCGGCGGCGCAGGCTCCCATTCGAAGTCCTTCGACCACTCGCACTACAGGCCGTACCAAGGAGGCGGGGGGGACAGCGGCGACGCTCTGAGCGTCACCTCCGTCAGCTCCAGTGGTTCAGACCTGGAGGACGTGAACGCCAGCTTCCTGTCAGACTCACCGGAGGGACACGAGAGAAag ACGTCGACTCCCTCAGTCAAACTGACGGTCACAGCTCTGGGGAgagaagctccagcagcagatgCCACATCAACGGTACCACGCTTTAAG TTCTGGGAGTGCACGTCCCTCTCGTCCTTGGACACCTCCGGGATGGGCTCCAGCTCCGGGTCAGCGTCCGGCTCCAGcagtgcctcctcctcctccgtctcctcctccacgCCGCTGTCGGCCTCCCGCTCGCACAAACGCTCGGTGTCGGCGGTGTCGAACTACTCGACCCTGTCGCTGCCGCTGTACAACCAGCAGGTGGACGACTGCTGCATCATCAGGGTCAGCCTGGACGTGGAGAACGGCAACATGTACAAGAGCATCTTG GTGACGAGTCAAGACAAGACTCCGGTGGTCATCAGGAAGGCCATGATCAAACACAACCTGGAGCGGGAGAAGACGGAGGACTACGAGCTGATGCAGAAAATCTCCGAGGACAAAG AGCTTCGGATCCCGGACAACGCCAACGTCTTCTACGCCATGAACTCCACTGCCAACTACGACTTTGTGCTGAAGAAGCGGGGCTTGGCCCGGCCGGTGCGGGCCAAGAACGTGGCCAGTTCCACGCTGCCGCGCATGAAACAGAAGGGACTGAAAATCGCTAAAGGGATTTTCTGA
- the LOC114440849 gene encoding ral guanine nucleotide dissociation stimulator-like isoform X7, with translation MVTAFRGKDSTYVTIFLCTYRSFATTKQVLDLLLNRYAKLQNVPAASAHRVSQDDCTELRNTVSSILGAWLDQYSEDFWSPPNYDCLHQLLSYLHLHLPGSDLERRARNLLAHFHRRQQCEPDPDGEHLGCPFATQEESGFEDELPAFSFLSFDPIMVAEQFTLMDADLFKKVVPYHCLGGIWSQRDKKGKEHLAPTIRATVAQFNSVTNCVITTCLSNPTLKPNQRARLLERWIDVARECRILKNFSSLRAILSALQCNAIHRLKRTWEEVSRESFRTFRELSEIFSDDNNYSLSRELLVKEGTSKFATLEINPKRAQRRHQQQRDLGVMQGTIPYLGTFLTDLVMMDTAMKDYTEGGLINFEKRRKEFEVIAQIKLLQLASNNYSFTQDSHFREWFAGVEKLSEAESYNLSCEIEPLSESASNTLRAKKNGGIMKRWSDRQLTEPGSSGGAGSHSKSFDHSHYRPYQGGGGDSGDALSVTSVSSSGSDLEDVNASFLSDSPEGHERKTSTPSVKLTVTALGREAPAADATSTVPRFKFWECTSLSSLDTSGMGSSSGSASGSSSASSSSVSSSTPLSASRSHKRSVSAVSNYSTLSLPLYNQQVDDCCIIRVSLDVENGNMYKSILVTSQDKTPVVIRKAMIKHNLEREKTEDYELMQKISEDKELRIPDNANVFYAMNSTANYDFVLKKRGLARPVRAKNVASSTLPRMKQKGLKIAKGIF, from the exons ATGGTGACGGCGTTCCGGGGCAAAGACTCCACCTACGTCACCATCTTCCTCTGCACATACCGATCCTTCGCCACCACCAAGCAGGTGCTGGATCTCCTGCTCAACAG GTATGCCAAGCTCCAAAACGTGCCTGCAGCCAGCGCACACAGAGTGTCCCAGGACGACTGCACAGAGCTGAGAAA CACTGTGTCATCCATCCTGGGCGCGTGGCTGGACCAGTACTCTGAGGACTTCTGGAGTCCTCCGAACTACGACTGTCTGCACCAGCTCTTGTCCtaccttcacctccacctccccgGCTCGGACCTGGAGCGCCGCGCCCGCAACCTTCTGGCCCACTTCCACCGCCGACAGCAGTGTGAGCCTGATCCTGATG GGGAACACCTCGGCTGCCCTTTTGCTACCCAGGAAGAGAGCGGCTTCGAGGACGAGCTTCCTGCTTTTAGTTTCCTGTCGTTTGACCCCATCATGGTGGCCGAGCAGTTCACGCTCATGGACGCG GATCTGTTCAAGAAGGTGGTCCCCTACCACTGCCTCGGGGGCATTTGGTCTCAGCGGGACAAGAAGGGGAAGGAGCACCTGGCGCCCACCATCAGAGCCACGGTGGCCCAGTTCAACTCCGTCACCAACTGTGTCATCACCACCTGCCTGAGCAACCCGACGCTGAAGCCCAACCAGAGAGCCCGGCTGCTGGAGAGGTGGATAGACGTGGCTCGG GAGTGTCGGATCTTGAAGAACTTCTCCTCACTGCGAGCCATCCTCTCCGCCCTGCAGTGCAATGCCATCCACCGCCTGAAGAGGACCTGGGAGGAAGTGTCGCG GGAAAGTTTCAGAACCTTCCGTGAGCTGTCTGAGATCTTCTCCGACGACAACAACTACTCCCTCAGCCGAGAGCTGCTGGTGAAG GAGGGCACCTCCAAATTCGCCACTTTGGAAATTAACCCTAAACGAGCTCAGCGGAgacaccagcagcagagagaccTG GGTGTGATGCAGGGGACCATCCCTTACCTGGGGACCTTCCTGACGGACCTGGTGATGATGGACACCGCCATGAAGGATTACACCGAG ggcgGTTTGATCAACTTTGAGAAGAGACGAAAG GAGTTTGAGGTGATCGCTCAGAtcaagctgctgcagctggcctCCAACAACTACAGCTTCACTCAGGACAGCCACTTCAGAGAGTGGTTTGCAGGCGTGGAGAAGCTCAGCGAAGCAGAGAG ctacAACCTGTCCTGTGAGATCGAGCCTCTGTCCGAGTCGGCCAGCAACACGCTCAGAGCCAAGAAGAACGGAGGAATAATGAAGCGCTGGAGCGA CCGGCAGCTGACGGAGCCCGGCTCCAGCGGCGGCGCAGGCTCCCATTCGAAGTCCTTCGACCACTCGCACTACAGGCCGTACCAAGGAGGCGGGGGGGACAGCGGCGACGCTCTGAGCGTCACCTCCGTCAGCTCCAGTGGTTCAGACCTGGAGGACGTGAACGCCAGCTTCCTGTCAGACTCACCGGAGGGACACGAGAGAAag ACGTCGACTCCCTCAGTCAAACTGACGGTCACAGCTCTGGGGAgagaagctccagcagcagatgCCACATCAACGGTACCACGCTTTAAG TTCTGGGAGTGCACGTCCCTCTCGTCCTTGGACACCTCCGGGATGGGCTCCAGCTCCGGGTCAGCGTCCGGCTCCAGcagtgcctcctcctcctccgtctcctcctccacgCCGCTGTCGGCCTCCCGCTCGCACAAACGCTCGGTGTCGGCGGTGTCGAACTACTCGACCCTGTCGCTGCCGCTGTACAACCAGCAGGTGGACGACTGCTGCATCATCAGGGTCAGCCTGGACGTGGAGAACGGCAACATGTACAAGAGCATCTTG GTGACGAGTCAAGACAAGACTCCGGTGGTCATCAGGAAGGCCATGATCAAACACAACCTGGAGCGGGAGAAGACGGAGGACTACGAGCTGATGCAGAAAATCTCCGAGGACAAAG AGCTTCGGATCCCGGACAACGCCAACGTCTTCTACGCCATGAACTCCACTGCCAACTACGACTTTGTGCTGAAGAAGCGGGGCTTGGCCCGGCCGGTGCGGGCCAAGAACGTGGCCAGTTCCACGCTGCCGCGCATGAAACAGAAGGGACTGAAAATCGCTAAAGGGATTTTCTGA